The following coding sequences are from one Triticum dicoccoides isolate Atlit2015 ecotype Zavitan chromosome 4A, WEW_v2.0, whole genome shotgun sequence window:
- the LOC119289605 gene encoding uncharacterized protein LOC119289605 produces MVYQCSPTDMSTTSRTGSFDVKRKQVKGNSSNHTTSIGMPRRAPFQDITNVVDSHSLSKIKQAQNILGSADHPITGTKRSVNPSGISIQSTTPSAGHITLPIDASERKRYRDRERYSRMTAEQCAAYLQRNREYKRRRKNPVEVSNNVQSGSQTCNCTSLSMQATTLASTRTEGTGQHKRIAAFLDKGSGHKRRRLSNGASCSTTGKETHEHVVANEHEDHDSTIYVPNGCFPALEDEFGQSEYMTEDDDEDDESYIFTGHGTECISSYQDPNHANCGIQDDPFDRIYRSVPSGHHVLEPVLNCTHCNAKRFQYENPTFCCMGGKVKIVPPTVPAEMRRLYTSQDPDAKYFQDNIRYFNSHFDLGDIEDLLYSMGKDIKTFDLPNLLDADGLDSLEAKELTEEMSIKVAKEDLELEATLNNEQQLAFDEIMDHVLHTKGKVFFIDGPGGTGKTYLYKALLAKVRSMGLIAIATATSGIAASIMPGGRTVHSRFKIPINVQEDIVCNINKQGGTSELLRRASLIIWDEVA; encoded by the exons ATGGTATACCAGTGCAGCCCAACCGATATGAGCACAACCTCACGCACCGGCAGCTTCGATGTGAAGAG GAAGCAAGTGAAAGGAAATTCAAGTAACCATACAACATCCATTGGAATGCCAAGACGGGCTCCTTTTCAAGATATTACAAATGTGGTTGACTCACATAGTTTATCAAAGATAAAACAAG CGCAAAATATTCTTGGTTCAGCGGATCATCCAATTACTGGGACGAAACGATCAGTCAATCCATCTGGCATATCCATACAGTCAACTACTCCTTCGGCTGGACACATAACTCTACCAATAGATGCTTCCGAGCGTAAGCGTTATCGTGATCGGGAAAGATACTCGCGGATGACTGCAGAACAGTGTGCTGCCTACCtacaaagaaaccgtgagtacaaaCGGAGAAGGAAAAATCCCGTTGAAGTTAGTAATAATGTACAATCTGGGAGTCAAACTTGTAACTGTACCAGTTTAAGCATGCAAGCAACAACTCTCGCCAGTACAAGAACAGAAG GTACTGGTCAACATAAGCGTATAGCAGCATTCCTGGACAAGGGCAGTGGACATAAGAGAAGGAGACTGTCTAATGGGGCAAGTTGTAGTACTACTGGAAAGGAAACACATGAACATGTTGTAGCCAATGAGCATGAAGACCATGACAGCACCATCTATGTCCCAAATGGTTGTTTTCCTGCTCTAGAAG ATGAATTTGGGCAATCCGAATATATGaccgaggatgatgatgaagatgatgagagttACATATTCACCGGACATG GAACTGAATGCATATCATCATATCAAGACCCAAACCATGCAAATTGTGGAATACAAGATGATCCTTTTGATCGTATATATCGGAGTGTACCAAGTGGCCATCATGTTTTGGAGCCAGTACTTAACTGCACACATTGCAATGCAAAACGGTTCCAGTATGAGAATCCAACATTTTGCTGCATGGGTGGCAAGGTCAAGATAGTACCTCCAACTGTTCCTGCTGAAATGCGCCGACTATACACAAGTCAAGATCCTGATGCGAAGTACTTTCAGGATAATATCCGGTACTTCAATTCTCACTTTGATCTTGGAGATATTGAAGATTTGTTATATTCCATGGGAAAGGACATCAAGACCTTTGATCTTCCAAATCTGTTGGATGCTGATGGCCTAGATAGCTTAGAGGCTAAAGAACTGACCGAAGAAATGTCTATTAAAGTTGCTAAAGAAGACCTGGAGCTGGAGGCAACTCTAAACAATGAACAACAACTTGCTTTTGATGAAATAATGGATCACGTGTTGCACACGAAGGGTAAGGTCTTCTTCATCGATGGTCCAGGAGGTACAGGAAAGACGTACCTTTATAAAGCTTTATTGGCTAAAGTACGATCCATGGGGTTAATAGCCATTGCAACAGCAACATCTGGCATTGCAGCTTCTATCATGCCTGGTGGCCGGACTGTGCATTCGAGATTTAAAATACCGATCAATGTTCAAGAGGATATTGTGTGCAACATCAATAAGCAGGGTGGGACATCTGAATTACTTCGAAGAGCATCTTTGATAATTTGGGATGAAGTCGCATGA